A region from the Janthinobacterium agaricidamnosum genome encodes:
- a CDS encoding FKBP-type peptidyl-prolyl cis-trans isomerase, whose product MSNEQPAVVTEAAYLTLHYRLATVDGTDIVTTFSGNPATLMLGQGQLAPFLEQRLLGLPEGTHQTFELAAGEGFGERNPELVQSVSRATLDENSVPGADYKIGDLVDFAAPGGGRFAGVLREMREDSALFDFNHPLAGQPLRFEVKLISVL is encoded by the coding sequence ATGTCCAACGAGCAACCAGCAGTCGTCACCGAAGCGGCTTACCTCACCCTGCATTATCGTCTTGCTACTGTTGACGGTACTGATATTGTCACTACCTTCAGCGGAAATCCTGCTACCTTGATGCTGGGACAGGGCCAGCTGGCGCCATTCCTCGAGCAGCGTCTGCTGGGCTTGCCTGAAGGCACGCACCAGACGTTCGAGCTGGCGGCCGGCGAAGGCTTTGGCGAGCGCAATCCCGAGCTGGTGCAGTCCGTTTCGCGCGCGACCCTGGACGAAAACTCCGTGCCGGGCGCCGACTACAAGATCGGCGACCTGGTCGACTTCGCCGCGCCGGGCGGCGGCCGCTTTGCCGGCGTGCTGCGCGAAATGCGTGAGGACTCCGCCCTGTTCGATTTCAACCATCCGCTGGCCGGCCAGCCGTTGCGTTTTGAAGTCAAGCTCATTTCGGTCCTGTAA
- a CDS encoding DesA family fatty acid desaturase, giving the protein MTLSSVLHDVLQFMATGITDLSAWQVFLYTMVVTHITIASVTIYLHRHQAHRALELHAIPSHFFRFWLWLTTGQVTKEWAAIHRKHHAKCDTEEDPHSPVTRGIKKVFWEGAELYRAESKNMETMAKYGHGTPTDWIERNLYTKYSWLGVVSLFVINFVLFGVIGISVWAVQMMWIPITAAGIINGIGHYWGYRNYDCADAATNIIPFGILIGGEELHNNHHTYATSAKLSSKWYEIDIGWAYIRALEMLGLAKVKKLAPEPKFSHGKLEADFETLQSVIANRYDVMAKYAKSIKHAWKEELEHLKHKAELEKRFLKSSRKLMQREPGKLADAHHEQLSELFQHSKALETMHHMRVELGAIWERSHFTREQLLQKLQDWCARAEASGIQSLQDFSLRLRSYA; this is encoded by the coding sequence ATGACATTGAGTTCCGTTTTACACGACGTTTTGCAGTTCATGGCCACTGGCATTACCGATCTGTCCGCATGGCAAGTTTTCCTGTACACCATGGTGGTCACGCACATCACGATCGCCAGCGTCACGATTTACCTGCACCGCCACCAGGCCCACCGCGCGCTGGAATTGCATGCGATTCCCAGCCATTTCTTCCGTTTCTGGCTGTGGCTGACGACGGGCCAGGTCACCAAGGAGTGGGCGGCCATTCACCGCAAGCACCATGCCAAGTGCGATACGGAAGAAGATCCGCACAGCCCCGTGACGCGCGGCATCAAGAAAGTGTTCTGGGAAGGCGCCGAGCTGTACCGCGCTGAATCGAAGAACATGGAAACCATGGCCAAGTATGGCCACGGCACGCCGACGGACTGGATCGAGCGCAACCTGTACACCAAGTACAGCTGGCTGGGCGTGGTGTCGCTGTTCGTCATCAATTTCGTGTTGTTCGGCGTGATCGGCATTTCCGTGTGGGCTGTGCAAATGATGTGGATCCCCATCACGGCGGCCGGCATCATCAACGGCATCGGCCACTACTGGGGCTACCGCAACTACGACTGCGCCGATGCGGCCACCAACATCATTCCGTTCGGCATCCTGATCGGCGGCGAAGAGTTGCACAACAATCACCATACCTATGCGACGTCGGCCAAGCTGTCGTCGAAATGGTATGAAATCGATATCGGCTGGGCGTACATCCGCGCGCTGGAAATGCTGGGCCTGGCCAAGGTGAAAAAGCTGGCGCCGGAACCGAAGTTCTCGCACGGCAAGCTGGAAGCGGACTTCGAGACCTTGCAATCGGTCATCGCCAACCGCTACGACGTGATGGCCAAGTATGCGAAATCGATCAAGCATGCCTGGAAGGAAGAGCTGGAACACCTGAAGCACAAGGCCGAGCTGGAAAAGCGCTTCCTGAAATCGTCGCGCAAGCTGATGCAGCGCGAGCCGGGCAAGCTGGCCGATGCGCACCATGAGCAGTTGTCGGAACTGTTCCAGCACAGCAAGGCGCTGGAAACCATGCACCACATGCGCGTCGAGCTGGGCGCCATCTGGGAGCGCTCGCACTTTACGCGCGAGCAATTGCTGCAGAAGCTGCAAGACTGGTGCGCGCGCGCCGAAGCGTCGGGTATCCAGTCGCTGCAGGACTTCTCCTTGCGCCTGCGCAGTTATGCATAA
- a CDS encoding branched-chain amino acid ABC transporter permease has translation MDTFIQQIINGLVLGSMYALVALGYTMVYGVLNLINFAHGDVLMIGAMVGLTILKLLGIYVPDWPGYLKLATAILGAIPICILVNIFIERVAYRRLRNAPRLAPLITAIGVSILLQTFAMMIWTRNPLPFPQLLSTDPLHIGGAVISQTQVLLLALAAISMGSLVLLIEKTKMGRAMRATAENPRVAGLMGVDSDKVIVATFAIGAALAAVAGVMWGANYASVKFSMGALPGLKAFCAAVLGGIGNIYGAMLGGILLGLIESLGAGYIAYLTAGFLGSNYQDIFAFIVLIIVLTLRPSGIMGERVADRA, from the coding sequence ATGGATACATTCATCCAGCAGATCATCAACGGCTTGGTGTTGGGCAGCATGTATGCCTTAGTCGCCCTCGGTTACACCATGGTGTATGGCGTGTTGAACCTGATCAACTTCGCCCACGGCGACGTGCTCATGATCGGCGCCATGGTGGGCTTGACCATTCTCAAGCTGCTGGGCATTTATGTGCCGGACTGGCCCGGCTATTTGAAACTGGCCACCGCCATCCTCGGCGCCATCCCCATTTGTATTCTGGTCAACATCTTCATCGAGCGGGTCGCCTACCGCCGCCTGCGCAACGCCCCCCGCCTCGCTCCCCTGATTACCGCCATCGGCGTCTCCATCCTGCTGCAAACCTTCGCCATGATGATCTGGACGCGCAATCCGCTGCCATTTCCCCAGTTGCTGTCGACCGACCCGCTGCACATCGGTGGCGCTGTTATTTCCCAAACGCAAGTATTGCTGCTGGCCCTGGCCGCCATTTCCATGGGATCCCTGGTCTTACTTATTGAGAAAACCAAGATGGGCCGCGCCATGCGGGCCACGGCGGAGAATCCTCGCGTGGCGGGCCTCATGGGTGTCGATTCCGACAAGGTCATCGTCGCCACGTTCGCCATTGGCGCCGCGCTGGCCGCCGTGGCGGGCGTGATGTGGGGCGCCAACTATGCCTCGGTAAAGTTTTCGATGGGAGCGCTTCCCGGGCTGAAGGCATTTTGCGCGGCCGTGCTGGGCGGCATCGGCAATATCTATGGCGCCATGCTGGGCGGCATCCTGCTGGGCCTCATCGAGAGCCTTGGTGCCGGGTATATCGCCTATCTCACCGCTGGTTTCCTCGGTAGCAATTACCAGGATATCTTTGCCTTCATCGTGCTGATCATCGTGCTGACCCTGCGCCCGTCCGGCATCATGGGCGAACGCGTGGCCGACCGCGCCTGA
- the radC gene encoding RadC family protein: MGIKDWPAGERPRERLIEDGAQSLSDAELLAVFLRTGVRGKSAVELARDTVEHFGSLRGLFGASLVSFSAVHGMGSAKFAQLQAVLELARRAIIEDLQAGQALNSPHAVKDYLRLTLGNLAHEAFHVLFLDVKNRLITTQEMFRGTLTHTSVYPREVVKQALLHNAASVMLAHNHPSGTPEPSESDLLLTRALVQALSLVDVRILDHFVVAGRQVHSFAEHGQI; this comes from the coding sequence ATGGGCATCAAGGATTGGCCGGCCGGCGAACGGCCGCGCGAACGCCTGATCGAGGATGGCGCGCAATCGCTGTCGGACGCGGAATTGCTGGCCGTCTTCCTGCGCACGGGCGTGCGCGGCAAGAGCGCCGTCGAGCTGGCGCGCGACACGGTCGAGCACTTCGGCTCCCTGCGGGGCCTGTTTGGCGCCAGCCTCGTGAGTTTTTCCGCCGTGCACGGCATGGGCAGCGCCAAGTTCGCGCAGCTGCAAGCGGTGCTGGAACTGGCGCGGCGCGCCATCATCGAGGACTTGCAGGCGGGACAAGCCCTCAATTCGCCGCACGCCGTCAAAGACTATTTGCGCCTGACCCTGGGCAACCTGGCGCATGAAGCGTTTCACGTGTTGTTTTTGGACGTCAAGAACCGCCTGATCACGACACAGGAAATGTTTCGCGGCACCCTCACCCACACCAGCGTGTATCCACGCGAAGTGGTGAAACAGGCGCTGCTGCACAACGCGGCCAGCGTCATGCTGGCCCATAACCACCCGTCCGGCACGCCGGAACCGAGCGAGTCGGATCTATTACTGACGCGCGCGCTGGTGCAAGCCCTGTCGCTGGTGGACGTGCGCATCCTCGACCATTTCGTCGTGGCCGGGCGGCAAGTGCATTCGTTTGCGGAACACGGCCAGATCTAA
- the rpmG gene encoding 50S ribosomal protein L33, whose protein sequence is MAKSGRDKIKLESTAGTGHFYTTTKNKRTTPAKMEIMKFDPKARKHVTYKETKIK, encoded by the coding sequence ATGGCAAAATCAGGCCGCGACAAAATCAAGTTAGAATCGACCGCCGGTACGGGTCACTTCTACACGACTACCAAAAACAAGCGTACGACGCCTGCGAAAATGGAGATCATGAAATTCGATCCTAAAGCACGCAAGCACGTCACTTACAAAGAAACCAAAATCAAGTAA
- the rpmB gene encoding 50S ribosomal protein L28 — MARVCQVTGKKPMVGNNVSHANNKTKRRFLPNLQNRRIFVESENRWVSLRLSNAGLRVIDKVGIDAVLVDMRARGEKV, encoded by the coding sequence ATGGCACGTGTTTGCCAAGTCACTGGGAAGAAGCCGATGGTCGGCAACAATGTTTCCCATGCAAACAACAAAACCAAACGTCGTTTTTTGCCTAACTTGCAGAATCGTCGTATTTTTGTTGAATCTGAAAACCGCTGGGTCTCCCTGCGTTTGTCCAACGCCGGTCTGCGCGTCATCGATAAAGTCGGCATCGACGCCGTATTGGTCGATATGCGCGCTCGTGGCGAAAAAGTCTAA
- a CDS encoding mechanosensitive ion channel family protein, translating into MNETPLLNLITDFVDDFRQPAILWQALVILACLALSWLLVRQLRVFLHKRSEAAATPATPETLQRTDSFIRILTPVLAAMLLGIAQHFLAKFQSVNLLSIAIPLCTSMALVRFGFYVLRRIFARHGDISPTMLLLEKIFTVVVWAGMALYITGLWPELHTFLESIVVPLGRNKVSVAAILQAAISVAVLLVLAMWAGTSLDERLMKMQGLHTSLRVVLSRMGRAVLILVSVLVSLSLVGIDLTVLSVFGGAFGVALGFGLQKIAANFVSGFIILLDRSLTIGDMITVGQFTGKVTQINTRYTVLLGGDGVESIVPNEMLISGGVQNMSLSNRMVWLSTAVSVGYETDLDVIFPLLEAATAKVPRVSQSNPPSATLVRFGADGLDVQIGFWIADPENGTGGVKSNVNRAIWRTLQEHKVTVPFPQRELRIVGTPPAPLASAADGESPPSGTQP; encoded by the coding sequence ATGAATGAAACCCCGCTGCTCAACCTGATCACTGATTTTGTCGACGATTTCCGCCAACCGGCCATCCTGTGGCAGGCGCTGGTCATCCTTGCCTGCCTGGCGCTGAGCTGGCTGCTGGTGCGGCAGTTGCGCGTGTTCCTGCATAAGCGGTCGGAAGCGGCGGCCACGCCCGCCACGCCGGAAACCCTGCAGCGCACGGATAGTTTCATCCGCATTTTGACGCCCGTGCTGGCGGCCATGCTGCTGGGCATTGCGCAACATTTCCTGGCCAAGTTCCAGTCGGTGAACCTGCTCAGCATTGCCATCCCCCTGTGCACGTCGATGGCGCTGGTGCGCTTCGGCTTTTATGTGCTGCGCCGCATTTTTGCCCGTCATGGCGACATCAGTCCCACCATGTTGTTGCTGGAAAAGATTTTCACGGTGGTGGTGTGGGCCGGCATGGCCCTGTACATCACGGGCCTGTGGCCGGAACTGCATACCTTCCTGGAAAGCATCGTCGTGCCGCTGGGACGCAACAAGGTGTCCGTGGCTGCCATCTTGCAAGCCGCTATTTCGGTCGCCGTGCTGCTGGTGCTGGCCATGTGGGCCGGCACCTCGCTCGACGAGCGCCTGATGAAAATGCAGGGCTTGCACACGTCCCTGCGCGTGGTGCTGTCGCGCATGGGGCGCGCCGTGCTGATTCTCGTTTCCGTGCTGGTCAGCCTGTCGCTGGTGGGCATCGACTTGACGGTGTTGTCCGTATTTGGCGGCGCCTTCGGCGTGGCGCTGGGCTTCGGCTTGCAAAAGATCGCCGCGAACTTTGTGTCCGGTTTCATCATCCTGCTCGACCGCAGCCTGACCATCGGCGACATGATCACCGTCGGTCAATTCACGGGCAAGGTCACGCAGATCAATACGCGCTATACTGTGTTATTGGGTGGCGATGGCGTTGAATCCATTGTGCCGAATGAGATGCTGATTTCCGGCGGCGTGCAGAACATGTCGCTGAGCAACCGCATGGTCTGGCTGTCGACGGCCGTGTCGGTGGGCTATGAAACGGATCTCGATGTCATCTTCCCCTTGCTGGAAGCGGCGACGGCCAAGGTGCCGCGTGTGTCGCAAAGCAATCCGCCCTCGGCGACGCTCGTGCGTTTCGGCGCCGACGGTCTCGACGTGCAGATCGGTTTCTGGATCGCGGATCCGGAAAACGGCACGGGCGGAGTGAAGTCGAATGTGAACCGCGCCATCTGGCGCACCTTGCAGGAACATAAGGTCACTGTACCGTTTCCGCAACGCGAATTGCGTATTGTTGGTACGCCTCCTGCCCCGCTCGCCAGCGCGGCAGACGGTGAGTCCCCGCCATCCGGCACCCAGCCTTAA
- the ispH gene encoding 4-hydroxy-3-methylbut-2-enyl diphosphate reductase, which produces MDKELLLAQPRGFCAGVDRAIEIVERALQQFGAPIYVRHEIVHNAYVVADLRNKGAIFIDDLDDVPAGNTLVFSAHGVSKAVRAEAEARGLSIFDATCPLVTKVHMEVGKMRREGREIIMIGHDGHPEVEGTMGQADMGMHLVETLEDVAKLQVANPESLAYVSQTTLSVDDTSDIIAALKAKYPNIAEPKKGDICYATTNRQEAVKFMAPQVEVVIVVGSPNSSNSNRLREVAEKMGTPAYMVDNASQIDPAWLEGKLRVGVTAGASAPEVLVQAVIDRLKECGVKSVRPLDGVQEAVTFPMPKGLDGIKRDVA; this is translated from the coding sequence ATGGATAAAGAACTGTTACTGGCCCAGCCGCGCGGTTTCTGCGCTGGCGTCGACCGGGCGATCGAAATCGTCGAGCGCGCCTTGCAGCAATTTGGCGCACCGATCTACGTGCGCCATGAAATCGTCCACAACGCCTATGTGGTGGCCGACTTGCGCAACAAGGGCGCCATCTTCATCGATGACCTCGACGACGTGCCTGCTGGCAATACGCTCGTGTTTTCCGCGCATGGCGTGTCGAAAGCCGTACGCGCCGAGGCGGAAGCGCGCGGCCTGAGCATTTTTGATGCCACTTGCCCGCTCGTCACCAAGGTGCACATGGAAGTGGGCAAGATGCGCCGCGAAGGCCGCGAGATCATCATGATCGGCCACGACGGCCATCCCGAGGTGGAAGGCACGATGGGCCAGGCCGATATGGGCATGCATCTGGTGGAAACGCTCGAAGATGTGGCGAAATTGCAGGTCGCCAATCCGGAGAGCCTGGCCTATGTTTCGCAAACAACGTTGTCAGTTGACGACACCAGCGACATTATTGCGGCTTTGAAAGCGAAATATCCGAATATCGCCGAGCCGAAAAAAGGCGACATTTGCTACGCCACCACGAACCGCCAGGAAGCCGTGAAATTCATGGCGCCGCAAGTGGAAGTGGTGATCGTTGTGGGCAGCCCGAACAGCTCGAATTCGAACCGCTTGCGCGAAGTGGCCGAGAAGATGGGCACGCCTGCCTACATGGTCGACAATGCCTCGCAGATCGACCCCGCCTGGCTGGAAGGCAAGCTGCGCGTGGGTGTGACGGCTGGCGCCTCGGCGCCCGAGGTGCTGGTGCAAGCCGTCATCGACCGCTTGAAGGAGTGCGGCGTGAAGAGCGTGCGCCCCCTCGATGGCGTGCAGGAAGCCGTCACGTTCCCGATGCCGAAAGGCCTCGATGGCATCAAGCGCGACGTCGCCTGA